The Mycoplasmopsis caviae sequence AATTAAGTTAGCAATTGACTCATCAGTAATACGATCACCACGACGAAGAACTCTAAATAATTCTTCTTGACAATTCTTGATAATTAAGTCAGCATCATGTTCAGGGTTAATTTTTTTATCCTTTTTGATTGTTTCTTTTAAAACATCTGAATTACCAAAAAGGTCTACAATGCTTTCTTGGTTTAAGCCAAGTGAACCTAAGAAAGTAACCAAGTTAACATTTTTATTTTTGTCAATTCTAATTTTTACAGTATCAGGGGTTTTGGTTGTAACCTTGTGTGAAATTTCAATTCATGAACCAATACGTGGAAGAATTTCTACCTTGTTAAATAGGTCATCAGATTGTTTATTTCTAACACCACGACCAAAGTAAGCACCTGGTGATCTAATTAGTTGGCTAACAATAACTTTTTCACTACCGTTTATGATAAAACTTCCACCGCTTGTCATAAGTGGAATTTCACCTAAAAGAACCTTGTCATCTTTAACGATACCTGTTTCGGTAGTAGTTGCTCTAAATTTTGCATAAAGCTTAGCTGAATAGTTTGTACCTTTAACTCTTGCTTCGCTAATTGCTTCATATTCCCTAGATGGAATTTCCAAATCAGCAGAATTTGGAATGTATTCTAATGAAACTTTTCTGTTGGTAGCTGAAATTGGGTAATGTTCTCTCAATGATTCTTCAATACCTGTTTTTTTGAATCACTCAAATGATTCCTTGCTTGTAACTAAAAAGTCAGGAACATTTCAAGTTAATTTAGTTACAGAATAGTCACGACGTTCAGTAATAGGCCCATATTTACGAACTTTGTAAGGGTATTTATTTACATATTTTTTTGTTGCAACATCCATACAGTAATACTCCTTTTGTACATATAATAAAAACTTGCTAGTTTATTTATATACCATAAAATTTGAATTTCTAAAATAAATATTAATATTAAATAAAAATAGCAAATGTGTTTATATTTTACCAATAAAAACAAAAATAACAAGAAAAAAATTTTTTGTTTTTTTCGCTTTGTTTTCTTTTTCCTGAATCAAATAGTTTTGACATTTTTTAAATTTTCCAAAACAACTGTTTTATAGTTGTTTTGGTCAAAACTAGGCTTTTTCAATATAATAAAAAGAAGCCTTTAAACTTCTTTAAATTATGGCCTTAAAATCACTTTTAAATATTGGCCTGTGTAACTTTTTTCATTTCTTGCAACTTGTTCAGGTGTTCCAGTTGCAACAATATGACCACCGTTTTTACCACCTTCTGGACCTAAATCAATTAGATAATCACAACATTTAATAACATCTAAATTATGTTCAATAACCACAACAGTGTCGCCGTTATCTACTATTTTATTAAGCACATTTAATAAATTCGCAACATCATAAGAGTGCAATCCTGTGGTAGGCTCATCCAAAACATAAATAGTTTTACCAGTTGCTTTTTTCTGCAAATAAGTGGCTAATTTTACACGTTGAGCTTCGCCACCGCTAAGTGTAGTTGATGATTGACCAAGTTTAATATAACCCAATCCAACTGAAGCTAATGTTTCTAATTTAGTCTTTATATTACTTCTATTTTGGAAGAATTTAAGTGCTTCATCAACACTCATATCAAGTACTTGTGCTATATTTTTATTCTTATATCTAATTTGCAATGTTTCAGCATTGTATCTTTGGCCCTCACATTGATCACAAGGGACAAAAACATCAGGTAAAAAGTGCATTTCAACTTTTATTGAGCCATCTCCTTGACATTTTTCACATCGTCCACCAGGTACATTGAAACTAAATCTTGAGCGACTATAAGCTCGAGCTCGTGATTCTTCAACTGAAGCAAAAATATCTCTTATATCATCAAAAACTGAGGTATATGTAGCAGGATTTGAACGCGGAGTTCGACCAATTGGGCTTTGATTTACTGGCACAATTTTATCAATTTGATTTACGCCACTAATACTTTTAAATTTACCAACTTTGTGATTGATATCTGAGCGACTAAGTGCTTGTTGAATTCCTTTAACTAGGATCTCATTAACTAGGCTGCTTTTACCACTGCCACTTAATCCACTAACACCTATAAATTTACCAAGAGGAAATTTAACATCGATATTTTTAAGGTTATTTTCACTGGCGCCACTAATAGTTATTACTTTACCATTACCACTTCTGCGAAAACTTGGTACCTCAATTTTGTATTCACCGCTTAGATATTTTCCTGTAATACTGCGAGGCTCACTGATTATATTTTCTATTGAACCTTGAGCAATAATTTCACCACCATCTATTCCTGCTTTTGGGCCAATATCAACTATGTGTTCAGCTTCTCTAATTGTTTCTTCATCATGCTCAACAACAATTAAGGTGTTACCAATTTCAACCATGTCTTTAAGAGTCTTAATCAGTCTTTCATTGTCTTTTTGATGTAGTCCAATCGAAGGTTCATCTAAAACATATAAAACACCTGTAAGATTTGAACCGATTTGAGTGGCTAATTTAATTCTTTGGCTTTCTCCACCACTTAATGTTTCAGCATTTCTATTGAGTGTTAGATAGTTAAGTCCAACATTTTTAAGAAAACTTAATCGATTAATTAATTCATTTATAACCAAAGTTGAAATCTTTGACTCTTCTTGATTTAATTTTAAATTTTCAATTGTTTCCAGTGCATCTTCAACTGACATCTTGCTTAGGTCTTCAATATTAAGATTGTTTATTTTAACTGCAAGAGCATATTTGTTTAGTCTAGTACCCTTACATTTTGAACAATCAAAAGTACCCATATATTTTTTGAGTCAATCTCTTATTCTCTCACTAGTTGTTTCCATATAGAGCCTTTGAATTTTGGCTAGAATACCTTCAATTTTTTTATTTCTTCTTCATTTGTTTCCACTTTCAGAAATTAAGACATATTCA is a genomic window containing:
- the uvrA gene encoding excinuclease ABC subunit UvrA, whose translation is MSAKEEIIIKGAREHNLKNVSLTLPKNKLIVFTGLSGSGKSSLAFNTIYEEGRRKYVDSLSNYARLFLGGTSKPDVDSIEGLSPSISIEQKTTHNNPRSTVGTVTEIYDFFRLLFARIGKPYCPNHNIEITSQTNKDIIDSIFELPESSKLYILSPVVDGEKGTWVALLEKLKKEGFLRVKVDGEIRNLDEEIKLEKNIRHTIDILVDRVVLSEENRIRISEAISVALEYSKGLVKVETTDGLIKSYSKLHSCIYKDFEMPKIETKLFSFNSPYGMCQNCKGLGVDLKADFSAIVPEPWRSINEGAIKYFENTKDTQNLEWQEFDTLLKHYKIDKNTPVEDLSKNDLEIIKYGSKDEIEYVLISESGNKWRRNKKIEGILAKIQRLYMETTSERIRDWLKKYMGTFDCSKCKGTRLNKYALAVKINNLNIEDLSKMSVEDALETIENLKLNQEESKISTLVINELINRLSFLKNVGLNYLTLNRNAETLSGGESQRIKLATQIGSNLTGVLYVLDEPSIGLHQKDNERLIKTLKDMVEIGNTLIVVEHDEETIREAEHIVDIGPKAGIDGGEIIAQGSIENIISEPRSITGKYLSGEYKIEVPSFRRSGNGKVITISGASENNLKNIDVKFPLGKFIGVSGLSGSGKSSLVNEILVKGIQQALSRSDINHKVGKFKSISGVNQIDKIVPVNQSPIGRTPRSNPATYTSVFDDIRDIFASVEESRARAYSRSRFSFNVPGGRCEKCQGDGSIKVEMHFLPDVFVPCDQCEGQRYNAETLQIRYKNKNIAQVLDMSVDEALKFFQNRSNIKTKLETLASVGLGYIKLGQSSTTLSGGEAQRVKLATYLQKKATGKTIYVLDEPTTGLHSYDVANLLNVLNKIVDNGDTVVVIEHNLDVIKCCDYLIDLGPEGGKNGGHIVATGTPEQVARNEKSYTGQYLKVILRP